TCGTCGAATTGTATTGGGTTGTACACCACACTCTCTTTCAACACATCGTCAAACACGACCGAGTCCGACTCTATTTGAATCTGCTATTCTTGCTCTCCGTATCTTTCCTTCCGTTCCCGACAGAGCTGTTAGGAACGTACGGAACGCGGCTCACGTGGGCACTCTATGCGCTCAATTTGACAATTGTCGGTCTTCTCATGACTTCCGTCTGGTGGTATGCCGCCACTCAAGATCTCATAACCGAAGAGATGCACAACCGAATAGCTAAACTCATCACTCTTCGTGGACTTATCGCTCCAGTAGTATTTCTTCTATCTATCGCTGTCAGTTCTGTGAGCCTCACACTGGCCTACTTCACCCCGCTGTTGATCGTTCCGCTCCAGATCATGTGGGTGTGGATACACCAACTGTCGAGTCGACCGTTCTAATTACAGAGAGAAAATAAATCATTATTCTCGTACCAGCCTTCAATAATTTAATATTTGATTCACACGACGACCCATCGTTCTCTTCAACCTCTATTCGATCGGCCTGACAATAGCACCAACAAATACTTACATCCAAATGAAAATCGTTCCATATGGTCCCCGACATATCTCGGCGGCGTGTTCTTACATCCACAGGAGCCGCCGCTGGCTTACTCCCCATCGGAACGTTGCTTTCTGACCGACGCTCAGAATCGGAGAGGCAACGTCAATCGAGTGATTGGCCGATGGAACGACACGATCCCGCCGGCACCGGTTACGCTCCCAACGCTAGCGGTCCA
The nucleotide sequence above comes from Halocatena marina. Encoded proteins:
- a CDS encoding TMEM175 family protein, which codes for MDRLKTEQGEDVSRITALSDGLFAIVLTLVILQFEVPNIPSSQATTELPAWLSGLYVLFFNYILSFVVVELYWVVHHTLFQHIVKHDRVRLYLNLLFLLSVSFLPFPTELLGTYGTRLTWALYALNLTIVGLLMTSVWWYAATQDLITEEMHNRIAKLITLRGLIAPVVFLLSIAVSSVSLTLAYFTPLLIVPLQIMWVWIHQLSSRPF